Proteins encoded within one genomic window of Micromonospora halotolerans:
- a CDS encoding helix-turn-helix domain-containing protein, which yields MKWNLRWAAARRDIWRPSDLKTAFEQVGFTPSLSKVAALWSAKPVTVRLDDLDMICAALNCTVADLLEAEPVAVNLPQERSRRAVGETDGPARPTPRRPGGRGPLLPPN from the coding sequence ATGAAGTGGAATCTGCGGTGGGCCGCCGCCCGGCGTGACATTTGGCGGCCCAGCGATCTCAAGACTGCGTTCGAACAGGTGGGATTCACTCCCTCACTCAGCAAGGTCGCGGCGTTGTGGAGTGCCAAGCCAGTGACAGTTCGACTCGACGATCTCGACATGATCTGTGCTGCGCTGAACTGTACGGTCGCCGATTTACTGGAGGCCGAACCCGTCGCGGTCAACCTGCCACAGGAAAGATCACGTCGAGCGGTCGGCGAGACCGATGGACCGGCCAGGCCGACACCGCGCCGACCCGGGGGACGCGGACCTCTGCTCCCACCGAACTGA
- a CDS encoding tyrosine-type recombinase/integrase, whose protein sequence is MFDSELAEVVTLQRRRKTKAQGDDEEGFFLDTIAEYQWARDVAGLAATTLERLVRPIVEICEHYGLAPWRLTPRHLDMYFAGPGKRGRSTMRQKMNTLDGYFAFLEQRYAGEIARRFGVAVESPVDPFNRPRHRGDFGLRVPPSRQAVREFFSAWRESLRSSRKPSVAYRDYVMAKIAYLSGVRAAELCQVQMRDVHWESGQWGRFLVAGKGARGSGPRHREAYLFAEGRELLWWYVEEIRGLFHDDPNDRHAPLWPSERLPPAAAMLNLTGVSPSISPSTFRNALKRAGHRFLPGPVHDLHPHLLRHACATHNYESGMSLWEVQKLLGHDRTTTTVRYLSTVQADPEMAAVASATRAAQRLVADKGNLR, encoded by the coding sequence GTGTTCGACAGCGAGTTGGCAGAGGTGGTGACCCTGCAGCGTCGGCGAAAAACCAAGGCGCAGGGCGACGATGAGGAGGGGTTCTTCCTCGACACGATCGCGGAGTACCAGTGGGCGCGGGATGTCGCCGGCTTGGCCGCGACGACGTTGGAGCGGCTGGTCAGGCCGATCGTGGAGATCTGCGAGCACTACGGGCTGGCGCCGTGGCGGTTGACGCCGCGGCATCTGGACATGTACTTCGCCGGGCCAGGCAAGCGAGGCCGGTCAACGATGCGGCAGAAGATGAACACCCTGGACGGGTACTTCGCGTTCCTGGAGCAGCGGTACGCCGGGGAGATTGCCCGCCGGTTTGGAGTGGCGGTTGAGTCTCCGGTTGATCCCTTCAACCGGCCGCGCCACCGTGGGGACTTTGGGCTGCGGGTGCCGCCTTCCCGGCAGGCGGTTCGGGAGTTCTTCAGCGCGTGGCGGGAGTCGCTGCGGTCGAGCCGGAAGCCGTCGGTGGCGTACCGCGACTATGTGATGGCGAAGATCGCCTACCTGTCTGGGGTGCGGGCAGCGGAGTTGTGCCAGGTCCAGATGCGCGACGTGCACTGGGAGTCGGGACAGTGGGGCAGATTCCTGGTGGCGGGTAAAGGCGCCCGCGGGTCGGGGCCGCGGCACCGAGAGGCTTATCTGTTCGCCGAGGGCCGGGAGTTGCTGTGGTGGTACGTGGAGGAGATCCGGGGGCTGTTCCACGACGATCCGAACGACCGACACGCTCCGCTGTGGCCATCGGAGCGATTACCGCCAGCGGCGGCCATGCTGAACCTGACCGGGGTATCGCCGTCGATCTCGCCCTCCACCTTCCGCAACGCGCTCAAGCGGGCCGGGCACCGATTCCTGCCAGGCCCAGTGCATGATCTCCATCCGCACCTGCTGCGGCATGCCTGTGCAACACACAACTACGAGTCCGGAATGTCGCTGTGGGAGGTCCAGAAGCTCCTCGGGCATGATCGAACGACCACAACGGTGCGGTACTTGTCTACGGTGCAGGCGGACCCAGAGATGGCTGCGGTCGCATCGGCCACTCGAGCCGCCCAGCGGCTGGTCGCTGACAAGGGGAACCTTCGATGA
- a CDS encoding DNA polymerase Y family protein — protein MSGAPARTLLLWCPDWPVLAAEIVDGVPATEPVAVLHANRVVACSEQARAEGVRRGLRRREAQGRCPQLTVVDHDPARDARAFEPVVAAVEEVVAGVEVIRPGACALAARGPSRYLGGEEAAAERIVEHVAQTCAVESQVGIADGVFAAGLAARDGRIVPPGGTPEFLAGLPVEALGRPTLTDLLRRLGVRTLGDFAALPAGDVLARFGFDGALAHRLAAGRDHRPLAVRQPPADLTVTADHDEPIDRVDAAAFAARTLAEQLHERLAAHGLACTRLGIEAVTAHGQELHRVWRHDGLLTAAAIADRVRWQLDGWLSGSNGRGGARPARPTAGIIRLRLVPAGVLAQAGLQSGLWGETGEERERAHRALSRVQGILGPEAVVTAVLGGGRSPADQVRLVPWGDERLPARPGPPPLPAADPAPAAGPVPSAGPTPVAAPVPAGEPVAVAAPVPAGEPTVPTGRPRVGAVARPDRAGARSGGRPSRSGAAAPVPPWPGRIPPPAPAVVLPAPLAADVRDAAGEPVVVSARLAVSAAPARLTVGAGRPAEIVGWAGPWPVDERWWAPAEARRRARFQVCLADGAALLLAVEGGQWLVEAIYD, from the coding sequence ATGAGCGGTGCGCCGGCGCGGACCCTGCTGCTCTGGTGCCCGGACTGGCCGGTCCTCGCCGCCGAGATCGTCGACGGGGTGCCCGCCACCGAGCCGGTCGCCGTGCTGCACGCCAACCGGGTGGTCGCCTGCTCCGAGCAGGCCCGCGCCGAGGGCGTCCGCCGGGGGCTGCGCCGGCGGGAGGCGCAGGGGCGCTGCCCGCAGCTCACCGTCGTCGACCACGACCCCGCCCGGGACGCCCGGGCGTTCGAGCCGGTGGTGGCCGCCGTCGAGGAGGTCGTCGCCGGGGTCGAGGTGATCCGCCCCGGTGCCTGCGCGCTGGCCGCCCGGGGCCCCAGCCGCTACCTGGGCGGCGAGGAGGCGGCGGCCGAGCGGATCGTCGAGCACGTCGCCCAGACCTGCGCGGTGGAGAGCCAGGTCGGCATCGCCGACGGGGTCTTCGCCGCCGGGCTGGCCGCCCGGGACGGGCGGATCGTGCCTCCCGGCGGGACCCCGGAGTTCCTGGCCGGCCTGCCCGTCGAGGCGCTCGGCCGGCCCACCCTGACCGACCTGCTGCGCCGGCTGGGTGTCCGCACCCTCGGCGACTTCGCCGCGCTGCCCGCCGGGGACGTGCTGGCCCGGTTCGGCTTCGACGGGGCGCTGGCCCACCGGCTCGCCGCCGGCCGGGACCACCGGCCGCTCGCGGTCCGGCAGCCGCCCGCCGACCTGACCGTCACCGCCGACCACGACGAGCCGATCGACCGGGTCGACGCCGCGGCGTTCGCCGCCCGGACGCTGGCCGAGCAACTGCACGAGCGGCTGGCGGCGCACGGGCTGGCCTGCACCCGGCTCGGCATCGAGGCGGTCACCGCGCACGGCCAGGAGCTGCACCGGGTCTGGCGGCACGACGGCCTGCTCACCGCGGCGGCCATCGCCGACCGGGTCCGCTGGCAGCTCGACGGCTGGCTCTCCGGCAGCAACGGCCGGGGCGGAGCCCGCCCGGCCCGCCCCACCGCCGGGATCATCCGGCTGCGGCTGGTGCCGGCCGGGGTGCTCGCCCAGGCCGGCCTGCAATCCGGCCTCTGGGGGGAGACGGGCGAGGAGCGGGAGCGGGCGCACCGCGCGTTGAGCCGGGTGCAGGGCATCCTCGGTCCCGAGGCGGTGGTCACCGCCGTGCTCGGGGGCGGGCGCTCCCCGGCCGACCAGGTGCGCCTGGTCCCGTGGGGCGACGAGCGCCTGCCCGCCCGCCCCGGCCCGCCACCCCTGCCGGCCGCCGATCCCGCCCCGGCCGCCGGGCCTGTGCCGAGTGCCGGGCCTACGCCGGTTGCCGCGCCCGTGCCGGCCGGCGAGCCCGTGGCGGTTGCCGCGCCTGTGCCGGCCGGCGAGCCGACGGTGCCGACCGGGCGGCCCCGGGTCGGTGCGGTGGCGCGTCCGGACCGGGCCGGTGCACGCTCGGGGGGCCGCCCGTCCCGCAGCGGTGCGGCGGCGCCGGTGCCGCCGTGGCCGGGGCGGATCCCGCCGCCCGCGCCGGCCGTCGTCCTGCCCGCCCCGCTGGCCGCCGACGTGCGCGACGCCGCCGGCGAGCCGGTCGTGGTCAGCGCCCGGCTGGCGGTCAGCGCGGCACCCGCCCGGCTGACCGTCGGCGCCGGCCGGCCCGCCGAGATCGTCGGATGGGCCGGCCCGTGGCCGGTGGACGAGCGCTGGTGGGCGCCGGCCGAGGCCCGCCGCCGGGCCCGGTTCCAGGTCTGCCTGGCCGACGGGGCCGCCCTGCTGCTCGCGGTCGAGGGCGGCCAGTGGCTGGTGGAGGCGATCTATGACTGA
- a CDS encoding error-prone DNA polymerase, with the protein MSFHNPKMPWSELEQVLSGRPDGRSGKGRPRGERHLHVVDPLAVDADGGDSPAWSRKRQEYAPPELPRPDDAVPYAELHAHSNFSFLDGASHPEELAEEAARLGLTALAVTDHDGFYGVVRFAEAARALHLPTVFGAELSLGLPGPQNGEPDPHGAHLLVLAHGHEGYARLAATIARAQLRGGEKGRPVYGELEEVAAELRDHVLVLTGCRKGHVPGALLTEGVDAAARELDRLTALFGAETVAVELTDHGHPLDADRNDALAELAAAAGLPTVATNNVHYATPGRRRLATTVAAVRARRSLDEIDGWLPAAATAHLRSGAEMAARFAAYPGAVARAAEFGAELAFDLQLVAPQLPAYPVPPGHTEMSWLRHLTMAGARERYGPPEAHPEAYAQLEHELRMISDLGFPGYFLVVYDIVAFCREQDIYCQGRGSAANSAVCYALRITNVDAVRHRLLFERFLAPERDGPPDIDVDIESDRREEVIQHVYARYGREHTAQVANVISYRPRSAVRDVAKAFGFSPGQQDAWSKQIDRWGSVAAVDVEDIPEQVVAYANELQTFPRHLGIHSGGMVICDRPVIEVCPVEWGRMPGRSVLQWDKDDCAAVGLVKFDLLGLGMLSALHYGYDLIGMSLDLGDMTLDDPEVYDMLCRADSVGVFQVESRAQMATLPRLKPREFYDLVVEVALIRPGPIQGGSVHPYIRRKNGQEPVTFAHPLMRNALEKTLGVPLFQEQLMQLAIDLAGFDAAGADQLRRAMGAKRSVERMAQIADRLYAGMAERGITGELADDVYRKLTAFASYGFPESHAMSFAYLVYASSWLKRYHPGPFLAALLNAQPMGFYSPQTLVDDARRHGVEVRRPDINASGAKAVLESTPETRWGSQPGEPPHAWGLGGPAVRLGLSGVRTLGDEVAERIEAERTAHGPYRDMPDLARRVGLTAAHLEALATADAFACFGLTRRQALWAAGAAAQDRPGRLPGTVTGTAPPTLPGMEAVDRLVADVWATGLSPESHPARFIRDRLDALGAVPIARLGRVEPGQRIRVGGIVTHRQRPATAGGVTFLNLEDETGMLNVTCSPGLWQRYRRVARTSGALVVRGRLQRHEGVTSLTADRLDAIEPPVTPASRDFR; encoded by the coding sequence GTGAGCTTCCACAACCCGAAGATGCCCTGGTCGGAGCTGGAGCAGGTGCTCTCCGGGCGGCCCGACGGGCGGTCCGGCAAGGGGCGTCCCAGGGGCGAGCGGCACCTGCACGTGGTGGACCCGCTCGCGGTCGACGCCGACGGCGGCGACTCCCCGGCGTGGAGCCGCAAGCGGCAGGAGTACGCGCCGCCGGAGCTGCCCCGCCCCGACGATGCGGTCCCCTACGCGGAGCTGCACGCGCACTCCAACTTCAGCTTCCTCGACGGCGCCAGCCACCCGGAGGAGCTGGCCGAGGAGGCCGCCCGGCTGGGGCTCACGGCGCTCGCCGTCACCGACCACGACGGCTTCTACGGGGTGGTGCGCTTCGCCGAGGCGGCCCGCGCGCTGCACCTGCCCACGGTCTTCGGCGCGGAGCTCTCCCTCGGGCTGCCCGGCCCGCAGAACGGCGAGCCGGACCCGCACGGCGCGCACCTGCTGGTGCTGGCACACGGCCACGAGGGGTACGCCCGGCTCGCCGCCACCATCGCCCGGGCGCAGCTGCGTGGCGGGGAGAAGGGCCGCCCGGTCTACGGCGAGCTGGAGGAGGTCGCCGCCGAGCTGCGCGACCACGTGCTGGTGCTCACCGGCTGCCGCAAGGGGCACGTGCCCGGCGCGCTGCTCACCGAGGGCGTGGACGCGGCGGCCCGGGAGCTGGACCGGCTCACCGCGCTCTTCGGCGCCGAGACGGTGGCGGTGGAGCTGACCGACCACGGCCACCCGCTCGACGCCGACCGCAACGACGCGCTGGCCGAGCTGGCCGCCGCGGCGGGGCTGCCCACGGTGGCCACCAACAACGTGCACTACGCCACCCCGGGGCGGCGCCGGCTGGCCACCACCGTGGCGGCGGTGCGGGCCCGGCGCAGCCTCGACGAGATCGACGGCTGGCTGCCCGCCGCCGCCACCGCCCACCTGCGCAGCGGCGCCGAGATGGCGGCGCGGTTCGCCGCGTACCCGGGTGCGGTGGCCCGGGCCGCCGAGTTCGGCGCGGAACTCGCCTTCGACCTGCAACTGGTCGCACCGCAGCTGCCGGCGTACCCGGTGCCGCCGGGGCACACCGAGATGAGCTGGCTGCGCCACCTCACCATGGCCGGCGCCCGGGAGCGCTACGGCCCGCCCGAGGCGCACCCGGAGGCGTACGCGCAGCTGGAGCACGAGCTGCGGATGATCTCCGACCTGGGCTTCCCCGGCTACTTCCTGGTGGTCTACGACATCGTCGCGTTCTGCCGCGAGCAGGACATCTACTGCCAGGGCCGGGGCTCGGCGGCCAACTCGGCGGTCTGCTACGCGCTGCGGATCACCAACGTGGACGCGGTGCGGCACCGGCTGCTCTTCGAGCGTTTCCTCGCCCCCGAGCGGGACGGCCCGCCCGACATCGACGTGGACATCGAGTCCGACCGCCGGGAGGAGGTGATCCAGCACGTCTACGCCCGGTACGGCCGGGAGCACACCGCCCAGGTCGCCAACGTCATCTCCTACCGGCCGCGGTCGGCGGTGCGGGACGTGGCCAAGGCCTTCGGCTTCTCGCCCGGGCAGCAGGACGCCTGGAGCAAGCAGATCGACCGCTGGGGCTCGGTCGCGGCGGTCGACGTGGAGGACATCCCCGAGCAGGTGGTGGCGTACGCCAACGAGTTGCAGACGTTCCCCCGGCACCTGGGCATCCACTCCGGCGGCATGGTGATCTGCGACCGGCCGGTGATCGAGGTCTGCCCGGTGGAGTGGGGGCGGATGCCCGGCCGCAGCGTGCTCCAGTGGGACAAGGACGACTGCGCCGCCGTCGGCCTGGTCAAGTTCGACCTGCTCGGCCTCGGCATGCTCTCCGCGCTGCACTACGGCTACGACCTGATCGGGATGAGCCTGGACCTGGGCGACATGACCCTGGACGACCCCGAGGTCTACGACATGCTCTGCCGGGCCGACTCGGTCGGGGTGTTCCAGGTGGAGAGCCGCGCCCAGATGGCCACCCTGCCCCGGCTCAAGCCCCGCGAGTTCTACGACCTGGTGGTGGAGGTGGCGCTGATCCGGCCGGGCCCGATCCAGGGCGGCTCGGTGCACCCGTACATCCGGCGCAAGAACGGCCAGGAGCCGGTGACCTTCGCGCACCCGCTGATGCGCAACGCGCTGGAGAAGACCCTCGGCGTGCCGCTGTTCCAGGAGCAGCTCATGCAGCTCGCCATCGACCTGGCCGGCTTCGACGCGGCCGGGGCCGACCAGCTGCGCCGGGCCATGGGGGCGAAGCGCTCGGTGGAGCGGATGGCGCAGATCGCCGACCGGCTCTACGCCGGGATGGCCGAGCGGGGCATCACCGGCGAGCTGGCCGACGACGTCTACCGCAAGCTCACCGCGTTCGCCAGCTACGGCTTCCCGGAGAGCCACGCCATGAGCTTCGCCTACCTGGTGTATGCCAGTTCCTGGCTGAAGCGCTACCACCCGGGCCCGTTCCTGGCCGCGCTGCTCAACGCCCAGCCGATGGGTTTCTACTCGCCGCAGACCCTGGTCGACGACGCCCGCCGGCACGGCGTCGAGGTCCGCCGGCCGGACATCAACGCCAGCGGCGCCAAGGCGGTCCTGGAGTCCACGCCGGAGACCCGGTGGGGGAGCCAGCCGGGTGAGCCGCCGCACGCCTGGGGGCTGGGCGGCCCGGCGGTCCGGCTGGGGCTGTCGGGCGTGCGTACCCTCGGCGACGAGGTGGCCGAGCGGATCGAGGCGGAGCGGACGGCGCACGGGCCGTACCGGGACATGCCGGACCTGGCCCGCCGGGTCGGCCTGACGGCGGCGCACCTGGAGGCGCTGGCCACCGCGGACGCCTTCGCCTGTTTCGGGCTGACCCGCCGGCAGGCCCTCTGGGCCGCCGGCGCGGCGGCGCAGGACCGGCCCGGCCGGCTGCCCGGCACGGTGACCGGCACGGCCCCGCCCACCCTGCCCGGGATGGAGGCGGTGGACCGCCTGGTCGCCGACGTCTGGGCCACCGGCCTGTCCCCGGAGAGTCACCCGGCCCGGTTCATCCGGGACCGGCTGGACGCCCTCGGCGCGGTGCCGATCGCCCGGCTGGGCCGGGTGGAGCCCGGGCAGCGGATCCGGGTCGGCGGGATCGTCACCCACCGGCAGCGGCCGGCGACCGCCGGCGGGGTCACGTTCCTCAACCTGGAGGACGAGACCGGCATGCTCAATGTCACTTGCTCCCCGGGGCTCTGGCAGCGCTACCGTCGAGTCGCCCGCACCAGCGGCGCGCTGGTGGTGCGGGGCCGGTTGCAGCGGCACGAGGGCGTCACCAGCCTCACCGCGGACCGGCTGGACGCGATCGAGCCGCCCGTCACGCCGGCGTCCCGGGATTTCCGGTGA
- a CDS encoding methyltransferase domain-containing protein — MTRLGGVDRTRTLTPRTAVIWAVLRAELDRRAGERLTVLDVGGGTGGFAVPLAEAGHQVTVVDASPDALAALTRRAAEAGVAERVRAVQGDGDALAGLVEPATADLVLCHSVLEVVDDPAPVVAALAAALRPGGAASVLVAGRAAAVLARAMNGHLDVAAALAADPAGTAGPRDTLRRRYDADEATALLAAAGLTVEEIHGVRVLADLLPAAVADGQPTALVELERALAARPPYRDLAAQLHLFARRPA, encoded by the coding sequence GTGACTAGGCTCGGCGGCGTGGACCGGACCCGAACCCTGACCCCCCGCACCGCCGTCATCTGGGCGGTGCTCCGGGCCGAGCTGGACCGGCGGGCCGGCGAGCGGCTCACCGTCCTCGACGTCGGCGGCGGGACCGGCGGCTTCGCCGTCCCGCTCGCCGAGGCCGGCCACCAGGTCACCGTCGTCGACGCCAGCCCCGACGCGCTCGCCGCGCTGACCCGCCGGGCCGCCGAGGCCGGGGTTGCCGAGCGGGTACGCGCCGTGCAGGGCGACGGCGACGCGCTCGCCGGGCTGGTCGAGCCGGCCACCGCCGACCTGGTGCTCTGCCACTCGGTACTGGAGGTCGTGGACGACCCCGCCCCGGTGGTGGCCGCGCTGGCCGCCGCCCTGCGCCCCGGTGGCGCGGCCAGCGTGCTGGTCGCCGGACGGGCCGCCGCCGTGCTGGCCCGGGCCATGAACGGCCACCTGGACGTGGCCGCCGCGCTCGCCGCCGACCCGGCCGGCACCGCCGGCCCCCGGGACACCCTGCGCCGCCGCTACGACGCCGACGAGGCCACCGCGCTGCTCGCCGCCGCCGGTCTCACCGTCGAGGAGATCCACGGCGTACGCGTGCTCGCCGACCTGCTCCCGGCCGCCGTGGCGGACGGCCAGCCCACCGCCCTGGTCGAGCTGGAACGGGCCCTGGCGGCCCGGCCGCCGTACCGCGACCTCGCCGCCCAGCTGCACCTGTTCGCCCGCCGCCCGGCATGA
- a CDS encoding alkaline phosphatase family protein: MTGPAVDPLDRVAPRYGGGSLADVLPSALALLGVPGAADLLGLAPRLAGVRRIAVLLVDGLGWYQIPTAAPYAPTLAGLAATVGVPLTAGFPSTTPTSLVSLGTGTPSGAHGVLGFKVRVPGTDRVLSHIEWAGDPEPLRWQPVTTWYERARAAGVAVTVVSRPEYGGSGLTLAANRGGDYRGAAGADAVAERMLAALSAGPGPTLVSGYHPDLDRHGHLSGVDSAPWRLAAAEVDRLLARLVDGLPPDAALLVTADHGQLDVPDEHRIDLDTDPRLRAGVRVVAGEPRVRYLHVEPGATADVVAAWSAVLDGAARVLTRAEAVATGWFGPVPEAHLGRIGDVVVVCRGTYAVVATRSEKPIESRLVAYHGADTAAEMIIPLLVVRG; the protein is encoded by the coding sequence ATGACCGGCCCGGCGGTGGACCCGCTCGACCGGGTCGCGCCCCGCTACGGCGGCGGCAGCCTGGCCGACGTGCTGCCCAGCGCGCTCGCGCTGCTCGGTGTGCCCGGCGCCGCCGACCTGCTCGGCCTGGCGCCCCGGCTGGCCGGGGTGCGCCGGATCGCCGTGCTGCTGGTCGACGGGCTCGGTTGGTACCAGATCCCCACCGCCGCCCCGTACGCGCCGACGCTCGCCGGGCTGGCCGCCACGGTCGGCGTCCCGCTCACCGCCGGCTTCCCCTCGACCACCCCGACGAGCCTGGTCAGCCTCGGCACCGGCACCCCGTCCGGCGCCCACGGGGTGCTCGGCTTCAAGGTGCGGGTGCCCGGCACCGACCGGGTGCTCAGCCACATCGAGTGGGCCGGCGACCCGGAGCCGCTGCGCTGGCAGCCAGTCACCACCTGGTACGAGCGGGCCCGCGCCGCCGGGGTGGCGGTCACCGTGGTGAGCCGCCCCGAGTACGGCGGCAGCGGTCTCACCCTGGCCGCGAACCGGGGCGGCGACTACCGGGGCGCGGCCGGCGCCGACGCGGTCGCCGAGCGGATGCTCGCCGCCCTGTCGGCCGGTCCCGGGCCGACCCTGGTCTCCGGCTACCACCCCGACCTGGACCGGCACGGGCACCTCAGCGGCGTGGACTCCGCGCCGTGGCGGCTGGCCGCCGCCGAGGTGGACCGGCTGCTCGCCCGGCTGGTCGACGGGCTGCCGCCGGACGCCGCGCTGCTGGTCACCGCCGACCACGGGCAGCTCGACGTGCCCGACGAGCACCGGATCGACCTGGACACCGACCCCCGGCTGCGGGCCGGCGTCCGGGTGGTGGCCGGCGAGCCCCGGGTCCGCTACCTGCACGTCGAGCCGGGCGCCACGGCCGACGTGGTGGCCGCCTGGTCGGCGGTGCTGGACGGCGCCGCCCGGGTGCTGACCCGGGCCGAGGCGGTGGCCACCGGCTGGTTCGGCCCGGTGCCGGAGGCGCACCTGGGCCGGATCGGCGACGTGGTGGTGGTCTGCCGCGGCACGTACGCGGTGGTCGCCACCCGCTCGGAGAAGCCGATCGAGTCCCGGCTGGTCGCGTACCACGGCGCGGACACCGCGGCCGAGATGATCATCCCGCTGCTCGTGGTCCGCGGCTGA
- a CDS encoding DNA polymerase IV, with translation MGRSQSLPRGGDPRFGPDADDTGCPILHVDMDAFFASVEVRRRPELRGRPVVVGGIGPRGVVSSASYEARRFGVRSAMPTARARALCPQAVYLPPDFTAYSAASRAVMRIFRDVTPLVEPLSLDEAFLDVAGARRLFGTPTEIARLIRRRVSEEQELTCSVGVASSKFVAKLGSTRAKPDGLLVVPAARVLEFLHPLPVAALWGVGERSAEALHRLGLRTVRDLAEAPPGLLRRAVGEASAGHLHELAWGRDPRRVSPEHVEKSIGAEVTFDTDVTDPAEIRRALLALAEKAGARLRAAGQVGRTVSLKVRLADFRTVSRSRTLGVPTDTAREMFDTAWALWTALAPGEPVRLVGVRMEGLAAAEETPQQLTLGAPERGWREAEAAADAAAARFGRSVIGPASLLGRRDARRGEKPTRP, from the coding sequence ATGGGCCGCAGCCAGTCGTTGCCCCGGGGCGGTGATCCGCGCTTCGGGCCGGACGCCGACGACACCGGCTGCCCCATCCTGCACGTCGACATGGACGCCTTCTTCGCCTCGGTCGAGGTCCGCCGCCGCCCCGAGCTGCGCGGCCGCCCCGTCGTGGTGGGCGGGATCGGGCCGCGCGGGGTGGTCAGCTCGGCCAGCTACGAGGCCCGCCGCTTCGGCGTCCGCAGCGCCATGCCCACCGCCCGGGCCCGGGCGCTCTGCCCGCAGGCGGTCTACCTGCCGCCCGACTTCACCGCCTACTCGGCCGCGTCCCGGGCGGTCATGCGGATCTTCCGCGACGTCACCCCGCTGGTCGAGCCGCTCTCGCTGGACGAGGCGTTCCTCGACGTGGCCGGCGCCCGGCGGCTCTTCGGCACCCCCACCGAGATCGCCCGGCTGATCCGCCGGCGGGTGTCCGAGGAGCAGGAGCTGACCTGCTCGGTCGGTGTGGCGTCGAGCAAGTTCGTGGCGAAGCTCGGCTCCACCCGGGCCAAGCCGGACGGCCTGCTCGTGGTGCCCGCCGCCCGGGTGCTGGAGTTCCTGCACCCGCTGCCGGTGGCCGCGCTGTGGGGGGTGGGGGAGCGCTCCGCCGAGGCGCTGCACCGGCTCGGCCTGCGCACCGTGCGCGACCTGGCCGAGGCGCCGCCGGGCCTGCTCCGCCGCGCGGTGGGTGAGGCGTCCGCCGGCCACCTGCACGAGCTGGCCTGGGGGCGGGACCCACGCCGGGTCTCCCCGGAGCATGTGGAGAAGTCGATCGGCGCGGAGGTCACCTTCGACACCGATGTCACCGACCCGGCGGAGATCCGGCGCGCGCTGCTGGCCCTCGCCGAGAAGGCCGGTGCCCGGCTGCGCGCGGCGGGCCAGGTCGGGCGCACCGTGTCGCTCAAGGTGCGGTTGGCCGACTTCCGCACGGTCAGCCGTTCCCGCACGCTCGGTGTGCCCACCGACACCGCCCGGGAGATGTTCGACACTGCCTGGGCGCTCTGGACCGCCCTGGCCCCCGGCGAGCCGGTCCGCCTGGTCGGCGTCCGGATGGAGGGTCTGGCCGCCGCGGAGGAGACGCCGCAGCAGCTCACCCTGGGCGCGCCCGAGCGCGGCTGGCGGGAGGCGGAGGCGGCGGCCGACGCCGCGGCCGCCCGATTCGGGCGGTCCGTCATAGGTCCGGCCAGTCTTCTCGGCAGGCGTGATGCCCGGCGCGGCGAAAAACCGACCCGGCCGTAG